One window of the Peptacetobacter hiranonis genome contains the following:
- the rlmH gene encoding 23S rRNA (pseudouridine(1915)-N(3))-methyltransferase RlmH, with protein MNINVIGVGKIKEKYLKLGIDEFKKRLSKYCKLDIIELDDEKAPEKLSEKEMIMVKEKEGKKILSKIKDTSYVIALAIDGKNLSSEELADKMSDLAVRGNSNITFVIGGSLGLSDEVLDRADYKLSFSKMTFPHQLMRLILLEQVYRAYRINNNEPYHK; from the coding sequence ATGAATATAAATGTAATCGGAGTAGGAAAGATTAAAGAAAAATATTTAAAGCTAGGGATAGATGAGTTTAAAAAGAGATTATCAAAATACTGTAAGCTAGATATAATCGAGCTTGATGACGAAAAAGCTCCAGAAAAACTTAGCGAAAAAGAGATGATAATGGTTAAGGAAAAAGAGGGTAAAAAGATACTTTCTAAGATAAAAGACACTAGCTACGTAATTGCACTTGCAATAGATGGTAAAAATCTATCTTCTGAGGAACTTGCTGATAAGATGAGTGATTTAGCAGTTAGAGGAAACAGCAATATTACTTTTGTAATAGGTGGATCACTTGGGCTTTCTGATGAGGTGCTAGATAGAGCAGATTATAAGTTATCTTTTTCTAAGATGACATTCCCACACCAGCTTATGAGATTGATTCTTTTGGAGCAGGTGTATAGAGCGTATAGAATAAATAATAATGAACCGTATCACAAGTAA
- a CDS encoding AraC family transcriptional regulator, with protein sequence MDMLTNFNKVMEYIEMHLEEEIDFNMVSKIAGVSEYHFRKMFSYLSGMTLSSYIRKRRLSKASFDLMQKDIKIIDIAIKYGYDSADGFSRAFKEWFGVNPSEIKDAKNLKVFPCMTFQLTIKGGSNMNYRIEKKEAFKLVGVKGQVPIVFEGINQEIMKIAQSITEEQRKLLQSYRNEDVKTVVNASFDFDDKRYEEKGNLNHLIGSITTLDIDFGEFDVVEVPACTWAIFSCKGPFPTVFQDTWGKILSEWLPSSNYELINVPEISFNRDMSDMQNVYSEIWIGVKEK encoded by the coding sequence ATGGATATGCTTACCAATTTCAATAAAGTTATGGAGTATATAGAAATGCATTTAGAAGAAGAAATAGACTTTAATATGGTTTCAAAGATTGCAGGAGTATCTGAGTATCATTTTAGAAAGATGTTTTCGTATCTTTCAGGTATGACACTTTCGAGCTATATAAGAAAAAGAAGGCTATCTAAAGCAAGTTTTGATTTAATGCAAAAAGATATAAAAATAATTGATATAGCTATAAAATATGGATATGATTCAGCAGATGGATTTAGTAGGGCATTTAAAGAATGGTTTGGTGTGAATCCTTCAGAGATTAAAGATGCTAAGAATCTTAAAGTATTTCCTTGTATGACTTTTCAATTAACTATTAAAGGAGGAAGTAATATGAATTATCGTATTGAAAAAAAAGAAGCTTTTAAATTAGTAGGAGTTAAAGGTCAAGTTCCTATTGTGTTTGAAGGTATAAATCAAGAAATAATGAAAATAGCACAAAGTATAACAGAAGAACAAAGAAAATTATTACAATCATATAGAAATGAAGATGTTAAAACTGTTGTTAACGCTTCATTTGATTTTGATGATAAAAGGTATGAAGAAAAAGGTAACTTAAATCACTTAATTGGATCTATAACTACTCTAGATATAGATTTTGGTGAATTTGATGTTGTAGAAGTTCCTGCTTGTACTTGGGCAATTTTTTCTTGTAAAGGACCATTTCCAACTGTATTTCAAGATACATGGGGAAAAATTTTATCTGAATGGTTGCCATCTTCAAATTATGAATTAATAAACGTTCCAGAAATATCTTTCAATAGAGATATGTCAGATATGCAAAATGTTTATAGCGAAATTTGGATTGGGGTAAAAGAAAAGTAA
- the tetA(P) gene encoding tetracycline efflux MFS transporter TetA(P) codes for MVNKLSAYKTYLLFSAITAMCFSLVATVMIVYHIETVHLNPLQLILVGTTLEVACFIFEIPTGIVADVYSRKLSIVIGVVLTGVGFILEGSISSFVFVLVAQIVWGLGSTFISGSVEAWIAEEEKDKDLDKIYIKGAQAGQIGSVIGIVLSTVIANLSVRLPIIVSGVLFIILALFLWLYMPENNFKSSAPEDLNTFKKMGYTFKSGLKFIKNKPIIIILLSVTLFYGLSSEGYDRLSNMHFLQDTMLPKLGNLKPVTWFGIFGIAGMILSAIVMHFMEKKLKDDDKNKNGKLLLCINIFYISFMFIFAITKRFNLMLIAYLATSTFRTINEPIFSAWLNGHIDDKARSTVLSINGQINSLGQILGGPIIGIIATNISVSMGIACTSLLVTPVLVLYIVAMIMDKKVVDRVGGIDYEENN; via the coding sequence ATGGTTAATAAACTTTCAGCATATAAAACTTATTTATTATTTTCAGCTATTACAGCAATGTGTTTTTCACTAGTAGCTACAGTTATGATAGTGTATCACATTGAAACGGTGCATTTAAATCCACTTCAGCTTATACTTGTTGGAACTACTTTAGAAGTAGCATGCTTTATATTTGAAATTCCTACAGGAATAGTTGCAGATGTGTACAGTCGTAAACTATCTATTGTTATTGGTGTAGTTTTAACAGGAGTGGGATTTATTTTAGAAGGTTCTATTTCTAGTTTCGTTTTCGTACTTGTAGCACAGATTGTATGGGGATTAGGTTCTACTTTTATTAGTGGATCTGTTGAAGCTTGGATTGCAGAAGAAGAGAAAGATAAAGATTTGGATAAAATTTATATAAAGGGAGCACAAGCAGGACAGATAGGATCGGTTATTGGAATAGTACTAAGCACTGTAATAGCTAATTTATCTGTAAGACTACCTATTATAGTTAGTGGAGTCTTATTTATAATTCTTGCATTATTTTTATGGTTATATATGCCAGAAAATAATTTTAAATCATCTGCTCCAGAGGATTTAAATACTTTTAAAAAGATGGGATATACCTTTAAATCTGGTCTTAAATTTATAAAAAATAAACCTATAATTATAATTTTGCTTTCAGTAACTTTATTTTATGGATTATCCAGTGAAGGTTATGATAGACTTTCTAATATGCATTTTTTACAAGATACTATGCTTCCTAAACTTGGAAACCTTAAACCAGTGACTTGGTTCGGAATTTTTGGAATTGCAGGAATGATATTGAGTGCTATAGTAATGCATTTTATGGAAAAGAAGCTTAAGGATGATGATAAGAATAAAAATGGAAAGCTGTTATTATGTATAAATATATTTTATATATCATTTATGTTCATATTTGCTATTACAAAAAGATTTAACTTAATGCTAATAGCTTATTTAGCGACAAGTACCTTTAGAACTATAAATGAACCTATATTTAGTGCATGGCTTAATGGACATATAGATGACAAGGCCAGATCTACTGTACTTTCTATAAATGGACAAATAAATTCCTTAGGTCAAATTTTAGGTGGACCAATTATAGGAATCATAGCTACAAATATTTCAGTGAGTATGGGTATAGCATGTACTTCGTTATTAGTAACACCGGTATTAGTGTTATATATTGTTGCTATGATAATGGATAAAAAGGTGGTTGATAGAGTTGGAGGTATTGATTATGAAGAAAATAATTAA
- the tetB(P) gene encoding tetracycline resistance ribosomal protection protein TetB(P) — translation MKKIINIGIVAHVDAGKTTITENLLYYSGAIKSVGRVDLGNTQTDSMELERKRGITIKSSTISFNWNNVKVNIVDTPGHVDFISEVERSLSVLDGAILVISGVEGIQSQTRILFETLKELNIPTIIFVNKLDRIGANFNKVFEDIKKNMSNKVVRLQEVYDVGSKAVYIKKLFDTCMINDDAIDVLSDLDEAFLERYIGGIEPDKEEIQEKLSLYASEGSLYPVFCGAAAIGLGVEDLLDGICSYFPFAGDDCESDLSGVVFKIERTSKNEKKVYVRLFGGKISVRDKIQVPNKEIAEKVKKINRLENGGVVEAQRIEAGDIGILYGLTSFQVGDVIGISNDKIKNISIAKPALKTTISAIDKEKNPELFKALTLLAEEDPLLELEMNDIDKEIYVNLFGEVQMEILSSMLDDLYGIKVEFSNIETIYKETPKGFGASIMHMQEDLNPFWATVGLEIEPAGRGEGLRYISNVSVGSLPKSFQNAIEEAVIKTSKQGLFGWEVTDVKVTLSCGEFFSPASTPADFRNVTPMVFMEALYKAQTVLLEPLHEFELKIPQNALSKAVWDLETMRATFDNPIVIGDEFSIKGLIPVENSKEYKMKIASYTEGRGMFVTKFYGYKEASAEFSKARKKTTYDPLNKKEYLLHKLNAIRD, via the coding sequence ATGAAGAAAATAATTAATATAGGAATCGTAGCACACGTGGATGCAGGAAAAACAACTATAACAGAAAACTTATTATATTATAGTGGAGCTATAAAATCAGTTGGAAGAGTTGATTTAGGCAATACACAGACGGATTCTATGGAGCTTGAGCGTAAGAGAGGGATTACCATTAAATCATCAACCATATCTTTTAATTGGAATAATGTCAAGGTTAATATTGTTGATACTCCAGGACATGTGGATTTTATTTCGGAAGTTGAACGTTCATTAAGTGTTTTAGATGGAGCGATACTAGTTATATCAGGAGTAGAGGGTATTCAGTCACAAACAAGAATATTATTTGAGACATTAAAGGAGTTAAACATTCCAACAATAATTTTTGTAAATAAGCTAGATAGAATTGGGGCAAATTTCAATAAAGTATTTGAAGATATAAAGAAGAATATGTCCAATAAAGTAGTTAGATTACAAGAAGTATATGATGTAGGAAGCAAAGCTGTTTATATAAAAAAACTATTTGATACATGCATGATAAATGATGATGCTATTGATGTTTTATCAGACTTAGACGAAGCATTTTTAGAAAGATATATTGGTGGAATAGAACCTGATAAAGAAGAAATACAAGAAAAGCTTTCATTATATGCAAGTGAAGGAAGTCTATATCCAGTATTTTGTGGTGCGGCAGCAATTGGACTTGGAGTTGAAGACTTATTAGATGGAATTTGTAGTTATTTTCCATTTGCAGGTGATGATTGTGAAAGTGATTTATCTGGAGTAGTATTTAAAATCGAAAGAACAAGTAAAAATGAAAAGAAGGTTTATGTAAGATTATTTGGAGGAAAAATATCTGTAAGAGATAAAATTCAAGTACCTAATAAGGAGATAGCAGAAAAAGTAAAGAAAATTAATAGGTTAGAAAATGGGGGAGTTGTTGAAGCACAGAGGATAGAAGCAGGGGATATAGGTATTTTATATGGACTTACAAGTTTCCAAGTGGGAGATGTTATTGGAATTTCAAATGATAAAATTAAAAATATATCTATAGCTAAACCAGCATTAAAAACAACAATTTCTGCAATTGATAAAGAAAAAAATCCAGAGCTATTTAAAGCATTAACATTACTTGCAGAGGAAGATCCACTACTAGAATTAGAGATGAATGACATAGATAAAGAAATTTATGTCAACTTATTCGGTGAAGTTCAAATGGAAATACTAAGTTCCATGTTAGATGATTTATATGGAATAAAAGTAGAGTTTTCGAATATTGAGACTATCTATAAGGAAACACCTAAAGGTTTTGGAGCGTCAATAATGCATATGCAGGAAGACTTAAATCCATTTTGGGCGACAGTAGGCTTAGAAATAGAACCAGCAGGGAGAGGCGAAGGTCTTAGGTATATTTCTAATGTTTCAGTAGGGTCATTGCCAAAATCTTTTCAAAATGCAATTGAAGAAGCAGTTATTAAGACAAGTAAACAAGGATTATTTGGATGGGAGGTTACAGATGTAAAAGTCACTCTTAGCTGTGGTGAATTTTTTAGTCCAGCCAGCACTCCAGCAGATTTTAGAAATGTGACACCTATGGTATTCATGGAAGCATTATATAAAGCACAAACTGTTTTATTAGAGCCATTACATGAGTTTGAGTTAAAGATTCCTCAAAATGCTTTAAGCAAAGCGGTATGGGATTTAGAAACTATGAGGGCAACCTTTGATAATCCTATTGTTATAGGGGATGAATTCTCAATAAAGGGATTAATTCCAGTAGAAAATTCAAAAGAATATAAAATGAAAATAGCTTCATATACAGAAGGTAGAGGAATGTTTGTGACAAAATTTTATGGGTATAAGGAAGCTTCAGCTGAATTTTCAAAAGCACGCAAAAAAACAACGTATGATCCATTGAATAAAAAAGAGTATTTGCTTCATAAACTAAACGCAATTAGAGATTAA
- a CDS encoding YcxB family protein yields the protein MVVKGDSISETVSLESIKDVKVYEDMILIYISGFVAHIIPRRYLDKEIEKELMKELKKCKALEQLK from the coding sequence ATAGTAGTAAAAGGGGATTCTATATCAGAAACAGTATCGTTAGAAAGTATAAAAGATGTAAAAGTTTACGAAGATATGATCCTTATATATATAAGTGGATTTGTAGCTCATATAATTCCAAGGAGATATTTAGATAAAGAAATAGAGAAAGAACTTATGAAAGAGCTTAAAAAATGTAAGGCTTTAGAACAATTAAAGTAA
- a CDS encoding HipA domain-containing protein: MYNISSEDKYKLLELTSTAKGVLRKYIDEKNGYYYKTGIEQLGIYENKTVFAEVISYEIGELLGLDVLKQELDEMEIDGEKITVCRSKNFLNDGETFISIRKYSKSIISYEDLKKEFPQFMEYFNSILIFDFIINNTDRHLNNFGLIFTGNDFRTPPIFDNGMSLLAELDNEKIKLFAKNPYRIKKADSSKPFFKKHYKQIELIEKLPKINLDFNDEDIENIISKYYYGDRKEVVMILLKERLDYVRKIYSKI; the protein is encoded by the coding sequence ATGTATAATATTTCTAGTGAAGATAAATATAAATTATTAGAATTAACCAGTACAGCTAAAGGTGTACTTAGAAAATATATAGATGAAAAAAATGGATATTATTATAAAACAGGTATAGAGCAGTTAGGAATTTATGAAAATAAAACTGTTTTTGCTGAGGTAATTTCTTATGAAATAGGAGAATTATTAGGACTAGATGTATTAAAGCAAGAATTAGATGAAATGGAAATAGATGGGGAAAAAATTACTGTATGTAGAAGTAAGAATTTTTTAAATGATGGAGAAACATTTATTTCAATAAGAAAGTATTCGAAAAGTATAATATCGTATGAGGATTTAAAAAAAGAGTTTCCTCAATTTATGGAATATTTTAATTCTATTTTAATTTTTGATTTCATAATAAATAATACAGATAGACATTTGAACAATTTTGGATTGATTTTTACAGGTAATGATTTTAGGACACCTCCAATATTTGACAATGGAATGTCTTTGCTTGCCGAATTAGATAATGAAAAAATAAAATTATTTGCAAAGAATCCATATAGAATAAAAAAAGCTGATTCATCAAAACCATTTTTTAAAAAGCATTATAAACAAATTGAACTGATAGAAAAACTTCCTAAGATAAATTTAGATTTTAATGATGAAGATATAGAAAATATAATATCTAAATATTATTATGGTGATAGAAAAGAAGTAGTTATGATTCTATTGAAAGAGAGGTTAGACTATGTTAGAAAAATATACTCTAAAATATAA
- a CDS encoding RNA-guided endonuclease TnpB family protein, translating to MGKTITKTVKQYSYGVDDYKIEELLKIGREYKNVKNYVYSRYSGIRSLLIIEKPRKIRDEWVSTKFYKQWKLPARYWKLALQDAIGNIKSGWSNTKNEIRTAAYNNEHLSTDDRYYINYILLANKLYYNVLNNINFDIPKKFEGKNLNIKYLNNLIKRYTRRYKGKVPYTNKINSFSIDTGLYRYSKNKLKENYIYIASMETRKRIPIKLRDSNKYNKILKIKIIDNVVRINIPLEVESKENTNENIIGIDKGYRYLLATSNGNLYGEKLNYYLSKETERLNNKNANRNRIFALRRKYLEEGNTKKADNILKNNLGKKKYRNNKNKHDETVKSYINKNINEFIKSEKPKEVVMENLDFVSWDDRYPKSVKRKLSRWIKGYIRDRLEYKFKLNSIEFTYINPAYTSQICSKCGRFGVRDGDLFTCDNCGEIHADINASKNILERKYDKEIKMFTSYKKVKEILESRIADTK from the coding sequence ATGGGAAAGACAATAACTAAAACTGTAAAACAATATTCCTATGGAGTTGATGATTATAAAATTGAAGAACTATTAAAAATAGGAAGGGAATACAAAAATGTTAAAAATTACGTGTATTCAAGATATAGTGGAATAAGAAGTCTTTTAATCATTGAAAAACCTCGAAAAATCAGAGATGAATGGGTAAGTACAAAGTTTTATAAACAATGGAAATTACCAGCTAGATATTGGAAATTAGCATTACAAGATGCAATTGGAAATATAAAGTCTGGTTGGTCTAATACAAAAAATGAAATTAGGACTGCTGCTTATAATAACGAACATTTATCTACTGATGATAGATATTATATAAATTATATACTATTAGCAAATAAGCTTTATTATAATGTATTAAACAACATAAACTTTGATATTCCTAAAAAATTTGAAGGAAAAAACTTAAATATTAAATATTTGAATAACTTAATAAAAAGATACACTAGGCGATATAAAGGAAAAGTTCCTTATACGAACAAAATAAATTCTTTTTCGATAGATACAGGTTTGTATAGATATTCAAAAAATAAATTAAAGGAAAATTATATTTATATAGCTTCAATGGAAACAAGAAAGAGAATACCAATAAAATTGAGGGATTCAAATAAATACAACAAAATACTTAAAATCAAAATCATAGATAATGTAGTGAGAATAAATATTCCATTAGAAGTGGAATCAAAGGAAAATACCAACGAAAATATTATAGGAATAGATAAAGGATATAGATACTTGCTTGCAACATCAAATGGAAATCTGTATGGAGAAAAATTGAATTATTATTTAAGTAAAGAAACTGAAAGATTGAATAATAAAAATGCTAATCGAAATAGAATTTTCGCACTTAGAAGAAAATACCTCGAAGAAGGGAACACTAAGAAAGCGGACAATATACTTAAAAATAATTTAGGAAAGAAAAAATACAGAAACAACAAAAATAAACACGATGAAACAGTTAAATCTTACATAAACAAAAATATCAATGAATTTATAAAATCAGAAAAGCCTAAGGAAGTTGTAATGGAAAATTTGGATTTTGTAAGTTGGGATGACAGATATCCAAAATCTGTAAAAAGAAAATTATCAAGATGGATTAAAGGATATATAAGAGATAGACTTGAGTACAAATTCAAATTAAATAGTATTGAATTTACATACATAAATCCAGCGTATACAAGCCAAATTTGTAGCAAATGTGGAAGATTTGGTGTAAGAGATGGAGATTTGTTCACGTGTGATAATTGTGGAGAAATCCATGCTGATATAAATGCAAGTAAGAATATTTTAGAGAGAAAGTATGATAAAGAAATAAAGATGTTTACAAGTTATAAGAAAGTTAAGGAAATACTAGAAAGTAGAATTGCTGATACAAAGTAA
- a CDS encoding zinc ribbon domain-containing protein YjdM — MENLPNCPKCNSEYTYEDGSLLVCPECGYEWNPETTVDESVIKDVNGNVLNDGDSVTVVKDLKVKGSSSSIKIGTKVKNIRLVPDAADGHDIECKIDGFGAMKLKSSVVKKA; from the coding sequence ATGGAAAATTTACCAAATTGCCCTAAATGTAATTCAGAATACACTTATGAAGATGGAAGCCTTTTAGTTTGTCCAGAATGTGGATACGAATGGAATCCAGAAACAACTGTGGATGAAAGCGTGATAAAAGACGTAAACGGAAATGTATTAAACGACGGAGATTCAGTTACAGTTGTTAAGGATTTAAAAGTTAAAGGAAGTTCTTCTTCTATAAAAATAGGAACTAAAGTTAAAAATATAAGACTAGTTCCAGATGCTGCGGATGGACACGATATAGAGTGTAAAATAGATGGATTCGGAGCTATGAAATTAAAATCAAGTGTTGTAAAAAAAGCATAA
- a CDS encoding cell wall-binding repeat-containing protein translates to MRKNKNKLVAVIMAFGMTIVPITQVNAMEIGNIDEIVESKTDTSDFGDDYEESSSFEIRSELDLRKFAEMVNSGKDFVGKKVVIPKEIEKIELSGEWTPIGKARIDIHNGKNSSESERSFKGEFDGNGCEISWLRLKNIYANSNTLGLFGAIRNAKVGNLVFTDVNIDIKDLEQSSQKLQTITGTAVGVSLGESDVHDVTVKSGNISIGSGAAIVGMAVNSGNIYNNKNEVDVNTNQNEAILGGIVGKAYYIDSNIDINNNINNANIGSYGITKENEKASVTGGIVGFSSANVFENENIPPENVKESNSVISGGIVGIQTTYGDVFLNKNSTTVTADRFAGGIIGLISYNNHGDERKIGKISVKENKNSADVISNHDRGVVGGIVGQIYNTADVSINTNTASKISGGVKGYSAGIVGNMIFGDNYLFSNDDELNIYVHENISTTDISNLIGNKNRINLYANGENIERHFISENNSNEIKLVQNEDQDKKSNDMEIDEDKFEEGTKEENKIDKDKEIEKEVKDEKVNFESQKIFGKDRYDTAAKVATNLGKYNKAILVNAENSMSDGLSAAGLSGKEKAPILLVKKDSIPQSTLEKLKNVDKVYIIGGNNAISENAEAELKNIKNIKSIERLAGKDRVETSKAVAREIKEYSKAFVVNGYKGEADAMSASPLAAKYKAPIILTNGKNIEVDKKDVEYYVIGGEAVVDNSIVKELSATRISGKDRYETNRKVIARFYKNKSKLYIANGRTLVDALTSSNLAKEDGIVLVSENTDNSILNGKNIIQIGGMNFKIKK, encoded by the coding sequence ATGAGAAAAAATAAAAACAAATTAGTGGCAGTTATTATGGCATTTGGAATGACTATTGTGCCTATAACTCAAGTAAATGCAATGGAAATAGGCAATATCGATGAAATAGTAGAAAGCAAGACGGATACTTCAGATTTTGGTGATGATTACGAGGAAAGTTCATCATTTGAAATAAGGAGTGAATTAGATCTTAGAAAATTTGCAGAAATGGTAAATTCTGGAAAAGATTTTGTTGGCAAAAAAGTAGTTATACCTAAAGAAATAGAAAAAATAGAACTTTCTGGAGAGTGGACTCCAATAGGAAAGGCTAGAATAGATATACATAATGGAAAAAATTCTTCTGAAAGTGAAAGAAGTTTTAAGGGAGAATTTGACGGAAATGGATGCGAAATTTCTTGGTTAAGACTAAAAAATATATATGCTAATTCAAATACTTTAGGCTTATTTGGAGCGATAAGAAATGCAAAAGTTGGGAATTTAGTATTTACAGATGTAAATATAGATATAAAAGATTTAGAGCAGAGTTCACAAAAACTACAGACTATTACAGGAACAGCAGTAGGTGTGTCACTTGGAGAAAGTGATGTACATGATGTAACTGTAAAAAGTGGAAATATTTCAATCGGAAGTGGAGCAGCAATTGTAGGTATGGCGGTTAATTCAGGAAATATTTACAACAACAAAAATGAAGTAGATGTCAATACAAATCAAAATGAAGCGATATTAGGTGGAATAGTTGGAAAAGCATACTATATAGACTCTAATATAGATATAAATAATAATATAAACAATGCAAATATCGGCTCTTATGGAATTACTAAGGAAAATGAAAAAGCTAGTGTAACTGGTGGGATAGTAGGATTTTCATCAGCTAATGTTTTTGAAAATGAAAATATACCTCCAGAAAATGTAAAAGAGTCAAACTCAGTTATATCTGGTGGAATAGTAGGAATACAGACAACATACGGAGATGTATTTTTGAATAAAAATAGTACTACTGTAACAGCAGATAGATTTGCTGGTGGAATAATTGGATTGATAAGCTACAACAACCATGGCGATGAACGGAAAATAGGTAAAATATCAGTAAAAGAGAATAAAAATAGTGCGGATGTAATATCTAACCATGATAGAGGAGTAGTAGGAGGAATAGTTGGTCAAATCTACAATACAGCGGATGTTTCTATCAATACTAATACAGCAAGTAAAATAAGTGGTGGTGTAAAAGGGTATTCAGCTGGAATAGTTGGAAATATGATATTTGGCGATAACTACTTATTCTCAAATGATGATGAATTGAATATATACGTCCACGAAAATATAAGTACTACAGATATTTCAAATTTAATTGGAAATAAAAATCGTATAAATCTATATGCTAATGGAGAAAATATAGAAAGACATTTTATCTCTGAAAATAATTCAAATGAAATAAAATTAGTGCAGAATGAGGATCAAGATAAAAAATCAAACGATATGGAAATAGATGAGGATAAGTTTGAAGAAGGAACTAAAGAAGAAAATAAGATTGATAAAGATAAAGAAATAGAAAAAGAAGTAAAAGATGAGAAGGTAAATTTTGAGAGTCAAAAGATATTTGGAAAAGATAGATACGATACTGCAGCTAAGGTAGCTACTAACTTAGGTAAATACAACAAAGCGATATTAGTAAATGCAGAAAATAGTATGTCAGACGGACTATCAGCAGCAGGTTTATCTGGAAAAGAAAAAGCTCCAATACTTCTAGTTAAAAAAGATAGTATTCCTCAGAGTACTTTAGAAAAATTAAAAAACGTAGATAAAGTATATATAATAGGTGGAAATAACGCTATAAGCGAAAATGCTGAAGCCGAACTAAAAAACATAAAAAATATAAAATCTATAGAAAGATTAGCAGGAAAAGATAGAGTAGAAACGTCTAAAGCAGTAGCAAGAGAGATAAAAGAGTACTCAAAAGCATTTGTTGTAAATGGATATAAAGGTGAGGCAGATGCTATGTCAGCATCACCTCTAGCTGCAAAATATAAAGCACCGATAATTTTGACAAATGGGAAAAATATTGAAGTAGATAAAAAAGATGTAGAGTATTATGTAATAGGTGGAGAAGCTGTTGTAGATAATAGTATAGTAAAAGAATTATCAGCAACAAGAATATCTGGAAAAGATAGATATGAAACAAACAGAAAAGTTATAGCTAGATTTTATAAAAATAAAAGTAAACTTTATATAGCAAATGGAAGAACTCTTGTAGATGCACTTACTAGTTCAAATTTAGCAAAAGAAGATGGAATAGTACTTGTATCTGAAAACACGGATAATAGTATATTAAATGGGAAAAATATAATCCAAATAGGTGGTATGAACTTCAAAATAAAAAAATAA
- a CDS encoding iron-sulfur cluster assembly scaffold protein, translated as MIYSAEVNNMCTIKKGPNHGPAPIPEEGKWVKVKEVTDISGLTHGIGWCAPQQGACKLTLNVKDGIIQEALVETIGCSGMTHSAAMASEILPGKTILEALNTDLVCDAINTAMREIFLQIVYGRSQTAFSEGGLPVGAGLEDLGKGLRSQVGTMYGTLAKGPRYLEMAEGYVTRVGLDENDEIIGYEFVNLGRMMEMIKGGKDANEAMEAAKATYGRFNDAVKYVDPRHE; from the coding sequence ATGATTTATTCAGCAGAAGTAAACAACATGTGTACAATAAAAAAAGGACCAAACCACGGTCCAGCTCCAATTCCAGAAGAAGGAAAATGGGTAAAAGTTAAAGAAGTAACTGATATAAGCGGATTAACTCACGGTATAGGTTGGTGTGCTCCACAGCAGGGTGCTTGTAAATTAACTCTAAACGTTAAAGATGGTATAATACAGGAAGCATTAGTTGAAACAATAGGATGTTCAGGAATGACTCATTCAGCAGCTATGGCATCTGAAATATTACCAGGAAAAACTATATTAGAAGCATTAAATACTGACCTTGTATGTGATGCTATAAATACTGCAATGAGAGAAATATTCTTACAGATAGTATACGGAAGAAGCCAGACTGCTTTCTCTGAAGGTGGACTTCCAGTAGGTGCAGGTCTTGAGGATTTAGGAAAAGGTCTAAGAAGCCAGGTTGGTACTATGTACGGAACATTAGCTAAAGGACCAAGATACCTTGAAATGGCTGAAGGTTATGTAACAAGAGTAGGTCTTGACGAAAACGACGAAATAATAGGATACGAATTCGTTAACCTAGGAAGAATGATGGAAATGATAAAAGGCGGAAAAGACGCTAACGAAGCTATGGAAGCTGCAAAAGCTACTTACGGAAGATTTAACGACGCTGTTAAATACGTAGACCCAAGACACGAATAA